ATCACCGCGCAATCGGGCCTCAGGCCGTTGCTCCTGCACACGATGTTGAAGAACTTCTCTGCACCAAGGTCGGCTGCGAACCCCGCCTCTGTCACCACTATGTCAGCGAGCTTCAGGGCATACTTGGTCGCGATGATGGAATTATTACCGTGGGCGATGTTGGCGAACGGGAACCCATGGATGAAGAAGGGATCACCCTCCAATGTCTGGACCAGGTTGGGGCTCAGCGCATCCTTAAGCAACATGGCCATCGCCCCCACGCAGCCCAACTGCGATGCGGTGACGGGCTTCCCCTGGTAGGTGTAGGCTACGATTATCTTGCCAAGCCTCTCCTTGAGGTCGGACATTGAGGTCGACAGTGCCAATACCGCACTTATCTCGGAGGCGGCCGTCACGATGAACGACGATTCGTGCGGCGTTCCGCCCTCGGTCCGGCCGCCGAGACCTACAACAATGTTCCTCAGCTCGCGACAGTTCATGTCCATGGCCTTGCTCAGGACGATCCTTGTCGGGTCTATACCGAGCGAATTGTCCCTGGATACGTGGTTCTCAAGGACCGCGGAAAGGAGGTTGTGCGCTGCTGCGACGGCGTGTATGTCGCCAGTGAAATGCAGGTCTATGTCCCACATGGGATAGACCTGAGAATAGCCACCACCGGTCGCCCCTCCCTTGATGCCGAAGATGGGGCCCAGTGACGGTTCTCTCAACGCCCCCATGACCTTCTTGTCCATTCTGCCGAGGGCCTGCACCAGCCCTATGGTGGTGACGGTCTTTCCCTCCCCTGCGGGAGTGGGGGTGATCGCCGTCGTCAGGACCAATTTACCGTTCGGCCTTTGGTCGAACCGCTTCAGAACGTTCAATGGGACCTTTGCAATGTATCTTCCATAAGGTATGATCTCTGATTCTTGGATGCCCAACTTCTCAGCTATGTCACCGATGGGCCATGCTTTCGCATCCTGGGCTATCTCGATGTTCGACCTCATCGTCCTGCCACTCCCTGTTCTCGCATATTGAACCTTTTATTAAATACTCATCATGTCCTGGCGAGGTTCTCCATTGTAAACGCCTTGACCAAGATTAATAATAGCCCATCATCATTTTCGCGCGGAGATATGCGATGACGGCTCGTTTGATAGATGGTAACGTTGTTGCGGAGGCCATAAGGTGCGATCTAAGGGAGAAGGTCTCTAAGCTGGCCTCAAAAGGGGTCCGTCCCGGTCTCGCCGTCATCATAGTCGGGGAGGACCCTGCCTCCCAGACATATGTAAGGATGAAAGAGAAGGAATGCTCCGATCTGGGCATCCTTTCAAGGACCATAAGGTTACCGACGGACACAAGGGAGGAGGAATTGTTGTCCATCATCGATGACCTGAACATCGACGATGAGGTCCATGCAATGCTCGTCCAGATGCCCCTACCAAAGCAGATAGACCCGCAGAAGGTCATCATGAGGATCGCCCCGGAGAAGGATGCGGACGGGTTTCATCCAGTGAACGTAGGGAAGATGCTCATCGGCGACAGGTCAGGTTTTCTGCCATGCACCCCGCATGGGATCCAGGTCATGATGGAGCGCTCGGGGGTAATGACCGAGGGGAGGCACGTGGTAATCTGTGGGAGGAGCAACATAGTCGGAAAGCCCATGGCCGCCCTACTCATGCAGAAGGGCAAGGGAGCGGATGCCACCGTGACCGTCTGTCACTCTAGGACCAGGGACCTGGCCCATCACACAAGACAGGCAGACATCCTGATCGTGGCCATGGGGGTCCCTGGATTCATTAAACAGGACATGGTCAAGGAAGGGGCGGTGGTCATTGATGTCGGCATGAACCGTGTCGAGGACCCGACATCAAAAAAAGGGTATAGGCTGGTAGGGGACGTGGACTTTGAAGAGGTGAGCAAGAAGGCCTCTGCGATAACTCCTGTGCCCGGGGGTGTTGGCCTGATGACAAGGGTGCTGCTCATGGAGAACACGATAAAGGCCGCCGAGAACAGTCTTGCCAAATAATGAGATAAAGAGAGATGGGGCCAGCCTATCATCATGCTTCATCCACCAGCTCATCTCCTTGGGGAATATGTCCTTTGGACGGTACATGTCGTCAGTGAGATGAATTGGACCGAAAGCGATGATGTAGAGGCTGAAAAGTTTAAAATCGAATATCCTGTTGAGGTCTTCGTCATGTTGAAGGAATGTAACGAGCATGGGTATTTCCGCGGGGAGAGCTGCCCGGTCTGCGGAGAAAGTGGCAAGTTCCTGATGAACGACCAGGAGCTCGAGCAGATAGGGAGGACGATGGCAGGGGTCCTCAGGCACTTCCCTGAGAAGTTCGGACTGGAGATGGACGACCAGGGCTTCGTCGACCTCAGGCAGTTCGTTAATGCGCTGAAGAACCAGAGCAGAAGGAACCATTGGATAAGGCCGCATCATATAATAGCGATCATAGAGACCGACCCTAAGGGCAGATATCAGGTGAGCAACAACCTCATAAGGGCGACCTATGGACATTCCATAGAGCTGGACCTTAAGCTCCCGACGGGCAATGTCCCCGACAAGCTCTACTATCCTACGACCGAGGAGGAGGCCGATATCGTGTTGGAGACCGGCCTCAAGCCTTCGGACAGGAAAATGGTGCATCTCTCAAAGACCTACGCGGACGCTATGAACGCGGGAAGGGTACGTACAGAGAAGCCTGTGATCCTGGAGATCGATGCCAAAGCGGCCATTGCCAGCGGGCTGGTCATAGGTCAGGCCGGAAGGACGGTATTCCTGGCACCAGAGATACCGGCGGAGTTCCTCAAGAAGGCAGAGCCTGTAGAGGAAGAGGTCATCCAATAATTGACTGCCCCATCATCATCTCGACAATCATGGCCCATTAGTCCTAAATGGGAGTTCTTTCCATCGCTTTCATGATATTCATATTTTAAGCCAAACCAAGTCCCTTCCAGACCAGGTGTTGAGGTCCTCGCCCCATACTGAACCATCGAC
This genomic window from Methanomassiliicoccales archaeon contains:
- a CDS encoding bifunctional 5,10-methylene-tetrahydrofolate dehydrogenase/5,10-methylene-tetrahydrofolate cyclohydrolase; the encoded protein is MTARLIDGNVVAEAIRCDLREKVSKLASKGVRPGLAVIIVGEDPASQTYVRMKEKECSDLGILSRTIRLPTDTREEELLSIIDDLNIDDEVHAMLVQMPLPKQIDPQKVIMRIAPEKDADGFHPVNVGKMLIGDRSGFLPCTPHGIQVMMERSGVMTEGRHVVICGRSNIVGKPMAALLMQKGKGADATVTVCHSRTRDLAHHTRQADILIVAMGVPGFIKQDMVKEGAVVIDVGMNRVEDPTSKKGYRLVGDVDFEEVSKKASAITPVPGGVGLMTRVLLMENTIKAAENSLAK
- a CDS encoding formate--tetrahydrofolate ligase: MRSNIEIAQDAKAWPIGDIAEKLGIQESEIIPYGRYIAKVPLNVLKRFDQRPNGKLVLTTAITPTPAGEGKTVTTIGLVQALGRMDKKVMGALREPSLGPIFGIKGGATGGGYSQVYPMWDIDLHFTGDIHAVAAAHNLLSAVLENHVSRDNSLGIDPTRIVLSKAMDMNCRELRNIVVGLGGRTEGGTPHESSFIVTAASEISAVLALSTSMSDLKERLGKIIVAYTYQGKPVTASQLGCVGAMAMLLKDALSPNLVQTLEGDPFFIHGFPFANIAHGNNSIIATKYALKLADIVVTEAGFAADLGAEKFFNIVCRSNGLRPDCAVIVCSIRALKMHGGATLDQICKGDCLTLRKGFENLDKHIENIRKFGVPVVVAINFFDTDTQEEIDLVRRHCKDKGVRCAVSRVFAEGGKGGRELAEAVLDVLENEPCEFRLLYSSDRPLREKIKTIATEIYGAADVIFEGEAERNLKLIEQSGYGNLPICMAKTQLSITDNPKLKGAPRGWTLKVREVRVSAGAGFVVPICGQIMLIPGLPSEPAALKMDIDENGKITGLY
- a CDS encoding RNA 2'-phosphotransferase, with protein sequence MNDQELEQIGRTMAGVLRHFPEKFGLEMDDQGFVDLRQFVNALKNQSRRNHWIRPHHIIAIIETDPKGRYQVSNNLIRATYGHSIELDLKLPTGNVPDKLYYPTTEEEADIVLETGLKPSDRKMVHLSKTYADAMNAGRVRTEKPVILEIDAKAAIASGLVIGQAGRTVFLAPEIPAEFLKKAEPVEEEVIQ